CTGGTGGGCGACGAGCTCGCTCGCGCCGGCGAGGCCGCGCTCGCGGCGGTCGGCGGCGGCACCGTGACGGAGGCGGAGCGCAGCGACGACGCCGACCACGCCTACGACGTCGAGGTGACCCGCGAGGACGGGACCGACGTGGACGTCGACCTCGACGCCTCCTTCGCGGTCATCGCCACCCGCGACTGACTCGCGGGCGCGGCGACGGGATCAGCCCCTGCCGCCTCCGTTGCCGTTCCCGTTCCCGTTGTTGCCGTTCCCGTTGCCGTTTCCGCTGTTGCCGTTGCCGTTGTTCCCGTTGCTGGTGCCGCTGTTCCCCGGGCTGACCGCTGCGGGCGCCGTCTCGGCGGGCGCCGGCTCCTCCTCGACGGGTGCCGGCTCCTCCGGACTCGGCTCGGGCTCCTCGGGCGTCTCGACGGGAGCGGGAGACTCCTCCTCGGGCTCCTCCTCGACGGGCGTCTCCTCGGCCGGGGCCTCCTCGACCGGGGTCTCCTCGACGGGGGTCTCCTCCTCGGGCGAGGGATCCTCGGACGGAGTCTCGACAGGAGCGGGCGCCTCGGCGACCAGGGCGGCGAGGTCGGCGCGCACGGTGTCGACCTCGATCTGGATCGCGGCGGCGCGATCGGCGGTCACTCCGTCGGCCGCGAGGGCCGCGTCGAGCGCCGCCTGCAGCGCGTCGAGCTGGGTGAGGGCACCGGCGTAGTCGTCGGCCGATGCACGCTCGGCCACCGCCACGACCGCGTCGTCGAGCGTCTGCGCAGTGGAGTCGTCGATGGCGGGGTCGGAGGCGGAGCAGCCGGACAGCACGAGGGCGGCGGCCAGCACGATCCCGGCGCGGAGGCGGCTCACGAGCGGATGCTCTCGCGCAGGCGCTGCAGATGGTCGCCGAGATCGCCGTCGACGGCGGGCAGCGGGGTCTGCTGGTCGCCTCCGAGCCACACGACCGCGAGCCCGACCGCGATCGCGACCAGCGCGAGCATCAGGACCAGGAGCCACGGGTTCGGACCGCGGCGGCGCTGGACCGACCGGGTCGGGGCGGACACCGCCGCCGGTGCCGGCGCGGGACCGGCCGCCGGCTGCACCGCGGTCGCCGCGGGGAGCAGCTCGGTCGCGGGGATCGCCTCCGTGGCCCGTGTCGCCTCGGTGAGCAGCTCGGTCGCCGCCATCCGCTCGGTCGGCGGGCCGACCGGCTCCCGCGCGACGTCCGGGACGATGATCGCGGTCGGCGGACCGTCGCGTCGCGGATCGATCAGCTTGCGCGCCGACTCGGCGACCTCGATCGCGGTCGGGCGCTCCTCCGGCTCGCGGTGGGTCATCGCGTTCAGGAGCGCGGTCCAGCCGCCGCCGAGCGACTCCGAGACCTCGGGGTCGCGGAGCAGCCGCGCCATCGTGACCTCGATGGCCGAGCCCGTGAACGGGCGGCGCCCGGTCAGCGACTCGAGCAGCACCAGGCCGAGGGAGTAGATGTCGCTCGCCGAGGTCAGCGGATCGC
The genomic region above belongs to Rathayibacter sp. VKM Ac-2759 and contains:
- a CDS encoding serine/threonine-protein kinase codes for the protein MASHRTGETRVVGTTVGDRYTIEELIGKGGMATVYRARDEILGRSVALKMFAPGIDDAQDLQRKSSEIRLLAALNHPALVTLYDADDGGDDTGGQAYMVMELAEGPSLAERLASGPVAPNDVASMAADLGEALHTVHAAGVVHRDVKPSNVLLVPSPLTSREFRPKLADFGIAYLIDATRITSPGTLIGTAAYLSPEQAHGDPLTSASDIYSLGLVLLESLTGRRPFTGSAIEVTMARLLRDPEVSESLGGGWTALLNAMTHREPEERPTAIEVAESARKLIDPRRDGPPTAIIVPDVAREPVGPPTERMAATELLTEATRATEAIPATELLPAATAVQPAAGPAPAPAAVSAPTRSVQRRRGPNPWLLVLMLALVAIAVGLAVVWLGGDQQTPLPAVDGDLGDHLQRLRESIRS